In Neisseria perflava, the DNA window CGAACCACGCCTCGATGGCACCAACCTGCGCATCGGCATTGTTCAAGCCCGCTTCACCAACGAAATCGGCAGCGAAATGGTCAAAGTTTGCTGCCGCACCTTAAAAGAATTGGGCGTAGCCGAAGACAACATCACGCTTGCCACCGTTCCCGGCGCGCTTGAAGTGCCTATCGCGCTGATGAACCTCGCTTCATCCGAACAATTCGATGCCCTGATTGCCATCGGCGTTGTCATTCGCGGCGAAACTTACCACTTTGAATTGGTATCCAATGAATCCGGCGCAGGCGTCAGCCGCGTTGCCCTTGACTACAACATCCCGATTGCCAACGCCATCCTGACGACCGAAAACGACGAACAGGCCGTTGCACGCATCGAAGAAAAAGCCTCC includes these proteins:
- the ribH gene encoding 6,7-dimethyl-8-ribityllumazine synthase; the encoded protein is MNIIEPRLDGTNLRIGIVQARFTNEIGSEMVKVCCRTLKELGVAEDNITLATVPGALEVPIALMNLASSEQFDALIAIGVVIRGETYHFELVSNESGAGVSRVALDYNIPIANAILTTENDEQAVARIEEKASDAAKVAVECANLVNHLLSEQYEDDEE